One region of Rhodocaloribacter litoris genomic DNA includes:
- a CDS encoding DUF4199 family protein translates to MPSKNQSILLGGLVVGLLSTSYLGLINMLCCAGVLIGAVVAVWHYTSTYELTIPAGEGATIGALAALIGGLISLVLNFVLMKIGIRHDLVISQFMLERFGEGMPPEQYEQIREQMSQPVTLGSYLKQAWYGAVLIVTAIFGAIGGVLGAVLFKKGGEAPEGAAM, encoded by the coding sequence ATGCCAAGTAAAAACCAGTCGATTTTGCTGGGTGGGCTGGTCGTGGGGCTGCTCAGCACCTCATACCTGGGACTCATCAACATGCTCTGCTGTGCCGGCGTGCTCATCGGGGCGGTCGTGGCCGTATGGCATTACACGAGCACGTACGAACTGACCATACCGGCCGGCGAAGGCGCCACGATCGGCGCGCTGGCGGCCCTCATAGGGGGACTCATCTCGCTGGTGCTGAACTTCGTGCTGATGAAGATCGGGATCCGGCACGATCTGGTCATTTCGCAGTTCATGCTGGAGCGCTTTGGAGAGGGGATGCCGCCCGAGCAGTACGAGCAGATCCGGGAGCAGATGAGCCAGCCCGTCACACTCGGCTCGTACCTCAAGCAGGCGTGGTACGGTGCCGTGCTCATCGTCACGGCCATCTTTGGTGCAATCGGCGGGGTGCTCGGCGCCGTGCTGTTCAAGAAAGGGGGGGAAGCGCCGGAGGGGGCGGCGATGTAG
- a CDS encoding DUF2085 domain-containing protein, translating to MPVSRGGWMLALGVTGGLVLLATLPPFVGPETRSLLMTAFSAVCHQLPGRSPHVDGVALAVCHRCYGILWGMLLAAPGFFLFRRWDSLLYRHALPVLAVALVPAGMDWLAGVLGVWQNTPVSRLATGLLFGIVAGYYVTRGAVAVSGRRVGSAAATGKAAE from the coding sequence ATGCCGGTGTCCCGGGGGGGCTGGATGCTGGCCCTGGGCGTCACCGGGGGGCTCGTCCTGCTGGCGACGCTGCCGCCGTTTGTGGGGCCGGAAACCCGCTCGCTGCTGATGACGGCTTTTTCCGCCGTCTGCCACCAGCTGCCCGGTCGTTCGCCGCATGTGGATGGGGTGGCGCTGGCCGTGTGTCACCGCTGTTACGGGATCCTGTGGGGTATGCTGCTGGCTGCACCGGGCTTTTTCCTGTTCCGGCGGTGGGATTCGTTGCTCTACAGGCACGCCCTGCCGGTGCTGGCCGTCGCGCTGGTTCCTGCCGGGATGGACTGGCTTGCCGGGGTGCTGGGAGTCTGGCAGAACACCCCCGTCAGTCGCCTGGCAACCGGGTTGCTGTTCGGGATCGTGGCGGGTTACTACGTGACGCGCGGAGCCGTCGCGGTGTCGGGCCGGCGGGTGGGATCGGCCGCCGCAACGGGGAAGGCCGCCGAATAG
- a CDS encoding hybrid sensor histidine kinase/response regulator, translating to MDSYRRPGRSPRGWGTGVVFLAGVLLLGGVRRSEAQGLDPALSLSQYTHDVWTVDDGLPQNSINAIVQTRDGYLWFGTYEGLVRFDGVRFTVFDKRNTPAFLDHVVYALLEGRDGTLWIGTQAGGLIAYRDGVFQTYTTADGLGRNFVTSLAEDPEGNLWIGLQNGGLTRFRDGVFTSIIPPDLPPNVSILGLLVDRRGTLWIGTNGGGLLRYREGRFTAYTTEDGLASNIVRGLYEDRAGRLWIGTRGGGLVYLEDGTFHTLTTRHGLPHDHVNTIFEDRRGTLWIGTDGSGLVRYREGRFETASLSGRAAGEVVWAIQEDREGSLWVGTFGGGLHRFKNSRFLVYGVPEGLSYDPVRAIIEAQDGSLWIGTMAGLNRIKDGVVRTYTTADGLPNHAVWALWEGRDGTLWIGTRRGGLARLKDGRFTSYTTADGLGNDFVRTIFEASDGTLWVGTDGGGLQALRDGRFVARYTTADGLGSNVVWVIREDPGGTLWIGTRGGGLSRFKDGRFNTYTPEDGLADVFVTALHLDDEGALWIGSYGKGLTRLKDGRFSVVTSQDGLFDDVIHQILEDDRGRLWMSSNRGIFSVPKAELDAFFEGRLGAVSSTVYGREDGLRSQEGNSASPAGWQTRDGRLWFATMRGAAGIHPDGDQANPLPPPVIIEKVRVGDTETPVRGEPVVVPPGETKIEVHYTALSFLFPEKVRFKYRLERFDRDWVDAGGRRVAYYTNLPPGTYRFRVVAANEQGVWSEREAVLAIELKPFFFQQPWFFLLVGLVAAAGVLGAVRYRMRRFRQRELALERAVRRRTLELRQKANELEQTVRDLERARAKAESAAQAKSEFLANMSHEIRTPMNGIIGMSSLLLDMELTDEQAECVETIRSCGESLLTLINEILDFSKLEAGQVELEVHPFSLTACLESAMDVVAVRACHKGLELVLHVDPDVPGTINGDDTRLRQILVNLLSNAVKFTDAGEVVVTVGLWKGEEEPPEAPGRLFHVAVRDTGIGIPADRMDRLFKAFSQVDASTTRKYGGTGLGLAICKRLCARMGGRIWGESEEGRGSTFHFTFRAEPVEATDEQRGAAGDTLFQGRRVLLVEDHTAARESLAAVLRTWGLVVHPAASGKAALKAISAEPAFDALVLDLNLPDLDAHAFLRVVRVHPKGHRLPLVLLNDICRRVDVREVEQAYSISKPVRRSDLHDALAMAFDAAGPTRRRAGRRAEFDPEMGRRLPLRILLAEDNVVNQRVTLRLLERLGYRADVAANGQEVLEAVRKVDYDVVLMDVQMPEMNGLEATRQLRAMKGARTDLRIVALTANAMEEDRKKCLDAGMDDFLTKPVQLAGLVAVLEQAARELERAG from the coding sequence ATGGATTCATACCGCAGGCCCGGGCGGTCGCCCCGGGGATGGGGCACCGGCGTGGTTTTCCTCGCGGGGGTGTTGCTGCTGGGGGGAGTCCGCCGGTCGGAGGCCCAGGGACTCGATCCCGCGCTGTCGCTCTCCCAGTATACCCACGACGTGTGGACGGTGGACGACGGGTTGCCCCAGAACTCCATCAACGCCATCGTGCAGACCCGTGACGGCTACCTCTGGTTCGGTACCTACGAGGGCCTGGTGCGCTTCGACGGGGTGCGGTTCACCGTCTTCGACAAGCGCAACACACCGGCTTTTCTGGATCACGTCGTCTACGCCCTGCTGGAGGGGCGGGACGGCACGCTCTGGATCGGCACGCAGGCCGGCGGGCTCATCGCCTACCGGGACGGCGTCTTCCAGACCTATACCACGGCGGACGGGCTCGGGCGCAACTTCGTCACCTCCCTGGCTGAGGACCCGGAGGGAAACCTGTGGATCGGCCTGCAGAACGGCGGGCTGACTCGCTTTCGGGACGGCGTCTTCACCTCCATCATCCCGCCGGACCTGCCGCCCAACGTCAGTATCCTCGGCCTGCTGGTGGACCGCCGGGGCACGCTCTGGATCGGCACCAACGGCGGCGGTCTCCTCCGCTACCGCGAGGGACGCTTCACAGCCTACACGACCGAAGACGGCCTCGCGAGCAACATTGTGCGGGGATTGTATGAGGACCGGGCCGGGCGCCTGTGGATCGGCACGCGCGGCGGCGGCCTGGTCTACCTGGAGGACGGCACCTTCCACACCCTGACGACCCGGCACGGCCTCCCGCACGACCACGTCAACACGATCTTTGAGGACCGCCGGGGCACGCTCTGGATCGGCACCGACGGCAGCGGGCTCGTTCGCTACCGCGAGGGACGTTTCGAAACCGCCTCCCTCTCCGGCCGGGCCGCCGGCGAAGTCGTGTGGGCCATCCAGGAAGACCGGGAGGGCAGCCTCTGGGTGGGAACCTTCGGAGGCGGGCTCCATCGCTTCAAGAACAGCCGCTTCCTCGTCTATGGTGTGCCGGAAGGACTCTCCTACGACCCCGTGCGGGCGATCATCGAGGCGCAGGACGGCAGCCTGTGGATCGGTACGATGGCCGGCCTCAACCGGATCAAGGACGGGGTCGTCCGGACCTACACCACCGCCGACGGTTTGCCGAACCATGCCGTCTGGGCCCTCTGGGAAGGCCGGGACGGCACGCTCTGGATCGGGACGCGGCGGGGCGGGCTCGCCCGTCTCAAGGACGGCCGCTTTACGTCCTACACCACCGCCGATGGCCTCGGCAACGACTTCGTGCGCACCATCTTCGAAGCCTCCGACGGCACGCTCTGGGTCGGCACCGACGGCGGCGGCCTGCAGGCCCTGCGCGACGGGCGGTTCGTCGCCCGGTATACCACGGCCGACGGGCTCGGAAGCAACGTCGTCTGGGTGATCCGGGAGGACCCGGGCGGCACGCTCTGGATCGGCACCCGGGGCGGCGGGCTCAGCCGCTTCAAGGACGGCCGCTTCAACACGTACACCCCCGAAGACGGCCTCGCCGACGTCTTCGTCACCGCGCTCCACCTGGACGACGAGGGGGCGCTCTGGATCGGCAGCTACGGCAAAGGGCTCACCCGCCTCAAAGACGGGCGCTTCTCGGTCGTCACCTCGCAAGACGGCCTCTTCGACGACGTCATCCATCAGATCCTCGAAGACGACCGGGGACGCCTCTGGATGAGCAGCAACCGGGGCATCTTCTCGGTGCCGAAGGCCGAACTCGACGCGTTCTTCGAGGGACGCCTGGGGGCGGTCTCGTCCACCGTCTACGGCCGGGAGGACGGGCTGCGCAGCCAGGAGGGCAACAGCGCCTCGCCGGCCGGCTGGCAGACACGGGACGGCCGGCTCTGGTTCGCCACCATGCGCGGTGCCGCCGGCATCCACCCGGACGGCGACCAGGCCAACCCCCTTCCGCCTCCCGTGATCATTGAAAAGGTGCGCGTTGGCGACACCGAAACCCCGGTACGCGGCGAGCCCGTCGTGGTGCCCCCGGGTGAAACCAAGATCGAGGTCCACTACACGGCGCTGAGCTTTCTCTTCCCCGAAAAAGTGCGGTTCAAATACCGGCTCGAACGGTTTGACCGGGACTGGGTGGATGCCGGCGGGCGACGCGTCGCCTATTACACGAATCTCCCGCCGGGGACCTATCGCTTCCGGGTCGTCGCGGCCAACGAGCAGGGGGTATGGAGCGAGCGCGAGGCCGTGCTTGCGATCGAGCTGAAACCCTTCTTTTTCCAGCAACCCTGGTTCTTCCTGCTGGTCGGGCTGGTGGCGGCCGCCGGGGTGCTGGGGGCCGTACGATACCGGATGCGGCGTTTCCGGCAGCGCGAGCTCGCCCTTGAACGGGCCGTGCGCCGGCGCACCCTGGAGCTTCGGCAGAAGGCGAACGAGCTGGAGCAGACCGTGCGCGACCTCGAACGGGCCAGGGCAAAAGCCGAGTCGGCCGCGCAGGCCAAGAGCGAGTTCCTGGCCAACATGAGTCACGAGATCCGCACGCCCATGAACGGCATCATCGGCATGAGCAGCCTGTTGCTGGACATGGAGTTGACCGACGAGCAGGCCGAATGCGTCGAGACGATCCGTTCCTGCGGGGAGAGCCTGCTCACCCTGATCAACGAAATCCTGGACTTCTCCAAGCTCGAGGCCGGGCAGGTGGAGCTCGAGGTGCACCCGTTCAGCCTGACGGCCTGCCTGGAGTCGGCCATGGACGTGGTGGCCGTGCGGGCCTGTCACAAAGGGCTCGAGCTGGTGCTCCACGTCGATCCCGACGTGCCCGGAACCATCAACGGAGACGACACGCGCCTGCGCCAGATCCTCGTCAACCTCCTCTCGAACGCCGTCAAGTTTACGGATGCGGGGGAGGTGGTGGTGACGGTCGGTCTGTGGAAAGGGGAGGAGGAACCCCCGGAGGCGCCCGGCCGGCTGTTCCACGTCGCCGTGCGGGATACCGGCATCGGCATCCCGGCCGACCGCATGGATCGCCTGTTCAAGGCCTTCTCGCAGGTCGACGCCTCGACCACGCGCAAGTATGGCGGGACGGGGCTGGGACTGGCGATCTGCAAGCGCCTCTGTGCACGGATGGGCGGGCGCATCTGGGGCGAGAGTGAAGAAGGCCGGGGCAGCACGTTTCACTTCACCTTCCGCGCCGAGCCCGTCGAAGCGACGGACGAGCAGCGAGGAGCGGCCGGAGACACCCTGTTCCAGGGGCGGCGCGTGCTGCTGGTGGAGGACCATACGGCTGCGCGGGAGAGCCTGGCCGCGGTGCTGCGCACCTGGGGGCTGGTGGTGCATCCGGCGGCTTCGGGCAAGGCGGCGCTCAAGGCCATCAGCGCCGAGCCGGCTTTCGACGCGCTCGTGCTGGATCTGAACCTGCCCGACCTCGACGCGCACGCCTTCCTCCGGGTCGTGCGGGTGCATCCGAAGGGGCACCGGCTACCCCTGGTGCTGCTGAACGACATCTGCCGGCGGGTCGACGTCCGGGAGGTCGAACAGGCCTATTCGATCAGCAAGCCTGTCCGGCGGTCCGATCTCCACGATGCGCTGGCGATGGCCTTCGACGCGGCCGGGCCGACCCGGCGCCGCGCCGGCCGTCGTGCCGAGTTCGACCCGGAGATGGGCCGCCGGTTGCCGCTGCGCATCCTGCTGGCCGAGGACAACGTGGTCAACCAGCGCGTGACGCTGCGCCTGCTCGAGCGCCTCGGCTACCGCGCCGACGTGGCCGCCAACGGGCAGGAGGTGCTCGAGGCCGTCCGGAAGGTGGACTACGACGTGGTCCTGATGGATGTGCAGATGCCCGAGATGAACGGGCTGGAAGCCACCCGGCAACTGCGGGCCATGAAGGGCGCCCGGACCGATCTCCGCATCGTCGCACTGACGGCCAACGCGATGGAAGAGGACCGGAAAAAATGCCTGGACGCCGGCATGGACGACTTCCTCACCAAGCCGGTTCAGCTGGCGGGGCTGGTGGCCGTGCTCGAGCAGGCCGCCCGGGAACTCGAGCGGGCAGGTTGA
- a CDS encoding NAD+ synthase — MKIALAQINPTVGDLPGNSRKIIDFARRARREGADLVVFPELCVTGYPPLDLLENVYFIEAAQQAVSWIAREAPPETGLIVGAPVPNPHRVGKRLFNAALLLENGETVACIHKTLLPTYDVFDEYRYFEPAPGRQAVAWRGLRLGLHICEDMWNNEEYADYHLYDVNPIDELAAQDLDLFVNISASPFSQGKHALRNAVIEGICREHGVPFVLVNQVGANTEVLFDGDSRVHAADGTRLVCAPSFREALLLWDTETRTGPCSLRHDDLADLHDALTMGIRDYFEKTRAFTKAIVSLSGGIDSAVTCALAVEALGPDRVTSVTMPSAFSSKGSVDDSLALAENLGIPCRVIPIHPAVEAFGRMLEDAFRGTEPGIAEENIQARVRGTTLMALSNKFNYLVLSTGNKSELSVGYATLYGDMSGGLAVLADVFKTQVYALAHHINERAGRTVIPENTIRKPPSAELRPGQLDTDSLPPYPVLDEILRLYIEQRLDLDAIVAATGHEPAFVHQILRMVDRNEYKRRQAPPGLRVSAKAFGIGRRLPIVMRWNRDQVAFAVQR; from the coding sequence ATGAAGATCGCGCTGGCCCAGATCAACCCGACCGTCGGCGACCTGCCGGGCAACAGCCGTAAGATCATCGACTTTGCCCGCCGGGCCCGTCGTGAGGGCGCCGACCTCGTCGTTTTTCCCGAACTCTGCGTCACCGGCTACCCGCCGCTCGATCTGCTCGAGAACGTCTATTTTATCGAGGCCGCGCAGCAGGCCGTCTCCTGGATCGCCCGGGAGGCCCCGCCGGAGACGGGCCTGATCGTCGGCGCCCCCGTTCCCAATCCCCACCGGGTCGGGAAGCGGCTCTTCAACGCGGCCCTCCTCCTCGAAAACGGCGAGACGGTCGCGTGCATCCACAAGACGCTCCTGCCCACCTACGACGTCTTCGACGAATACCGGTACTTCGAACCGGCACCCGGGCGTCAGGCGGTCGCCTGGCGCGGGCTCCGGCTGGGCCTCCACATCTGCGAGGACATGTGGAATAACGAGGAATACGCGGACTACCACCTCTACGACGTCAACCCGATCGACGAGCTCGCCGCGCAGGACCTCGACCTTTTCGTCAACATCAGCGCCTCCCCGTTCTCACAGGGCAAACACGCCCTGCGCAACGCCGTCATCGAGGGCATCTGCCGCGAGCACGGCGTCCCGTTCGTGCTCGTCAACCAGGTGGGCGCCAACACCGAGGTGCTCTTCGACGGGGACAGCCGCGTGCACGCCGCCGACGGCACCCGGCTCGTCTGTGCCCCGTCGTTCCGGGAAGCACTCCTCCTCTGGGACACCGAAACCCGCACCGGCCCCTGCTCCCTGCGCCACGACGACCTGGCCGACCTGCACGACGCCCTCACCATGGGCATCCGCGACTACTTCGAAAAGACGCGGGCGTTCACGAAGGCCATCGTCAGCCTCTCGGGCGGTATCGACTCGGCCGTGACGTGTGCCCTGGCCGTGGAGGCCCTCGGCCCGGACCGGGTCACCAGCGTGACGATGCCTTCGGCCTTCTCCTCGAAAGGATCCGTGGACGACTCGCTCGCCCTGGCCGAGAACCTGGGCATCCCCTGCCGGGTGATCCCCATCCATCCGGCCGTGGAGGCCTTCGGCAGGATGCTCGAAGACGCCTTCCGGGGCACCGAGCCCGGCATCGCGGAGGAAAACATCCAGGCGCGGGTGCGGGGCACCACGCTCATGGCCCTCTCGAACAAGTTCAACTACCTGGTCCTCTCCACCGGCAACAAGAGCGAGCTCTCGGTGGGCTACGCCACGCTCTACGGCGACATGAGCGGGGGCCTGGCCGTCCTGGCCGACGTGTTCAAGACCCAGGTGTATGCGCTGGCCCACCACATCAACGAACGGGCCGGACGGACGGTGATCCCGGAAAACACGATCCGCAAGCCTCCCTCGGCCGAACTGCGCCCCGGCCAGCTCGACACGGATTCGCTGCCCCCCTACCCCGTCCTCGACGAGATCCTCCGCCTCTACATCGAACAGCGTCTCGACCTCGACGCCATCGTCGCCGCTACGGGCCACGAACCCGCCTTCGTGCACCAGATCCTGCGCATGGTGGACCGCAACGAATACAAACGGCGACAGGCCCCGCCGGGCCTGCGCGTCAGTGCCAAGGCCTTCGGCATCGGCCGCCGCCTGCCCATCGTGATGCGGTGGAACCGCGACCAGGTCGCCTTCGCCGTGCAACGTTGA
- the mutY gene encoding A/G-specific adenine glycosylase produces the protein MQPVTEAHRTAFRRDLIGWFAAAARDLPWRHTHDPYRIWLSEVMLQQTRVDQAVPYYQRFLDAFPTVEALAAADLDEVLRLWEGLGYYARARSLHRAARMIVDDFGGRFPATYAEARRLPGVGPYTAAAVLSLAYEKPHAVLDGNVARVLARVFTVGDDVKAAATRRRLQARADDLLDPERPGPFNEAMMELGATVCTPAGPRCPACPLRPVCGAFAEDRPEAYPVTTKKAPLPHHDVAVGLVFDEQGRVLIQRRPPDGLLGGLWEFPGGKRRPGEPLEATCRRELYEELGIEVEVEAPFHRLSHAYTHFRITLHAFRCRLGTGTPASQNGEPVRWVPVAELKDYAFPRANRRLIERLLETKHTPSLFDTG, from the coding sequence TTGCAACCCGTAACCGAGGCCCATCGCACCGCGTTTCGCCGCGACCTGATCGGCTGGTTTGCCGCTGCCGCGCGGGATCTGCCCTGGCGGCACACGCACGATCCGTACCGCATCTGGCTGTCCGAGGTCATGCTGCAACAGACCCGGGTGGATCAGGCCGTGCCCTATTATCAGCGTTTCCTGGACGCCTTTCCGACCGTGGAAGCCCTGGCCGCGGCCGACCTCGACGAGGTGCTCCGGCTCTGGGAGGGACTGGGCTACTATGCGCGGGCCCGGAGCCTGCACCGGGCCGCCCGCATGATCGTCGACGACTTCGGCGGTCGCTTCCCGGCAACCTACGCCGAGGCCCGGCGGCTGCCCGGCGTCGGGCCCTACACGGCGGCGGCCGTCCTCTCGCTCGCCTACGAGAAGCCGCACGCCGTGCTCGACGGCAACGTCGCCCGGGTGCTGGCCCGCGTCTTCACCGTCGGCGACGACGTGAAAGCCGCCGCCACCCGCCGGCGGCTCCAGGCAAGGGCCGACGACCTCCTCGACCCCGAACGCCCCGGCCCGTTCAACGAGGCGATGATGGAGCTCGGCGCCACGGTCTGCACGCCCGCCGGTCCCCGGTGCCCGGCCTGCCCGCTCCGCCCGGTGTGCGGCGCCTTCGCCGAAGACCGGCCCGAAGCGTATCCCGTCACGACCAAAAAAGCCCCGTTGCCGCACCACGACGTCGCCGTCGGGCTGGTGTTCGACGAGCAGGGACGCGTCCTTATCCAGCGACGCCCCCCCGACGGGCTACTCGGCGGGCTGTGGGAGTTTCCGGGTGGCAAACGCCGGCCGGGTGAGCCTCTGGAAGCAACCTGCCGGCGCGAGCTGTACGAAGAACTGGGCATCGAGGTCGAAGTCGAGGCACCCTTTCACCGGCTCTCGCACGCCTACACCCACTTTCGCATCACCCTGCACGCCTTCCGGTGCCGCCTCGGCACGGGCACGCCGGCCTCGCAGAACGGGGAGCCGGTCCGGTGGGTGCCCGTCGCGGAGCTGAAAGACTATGCCTTCCCCCGCGCCAATCGCCGCCTGATCGAGCGGCTGCTGGAAACAAAACACACCCCCTCTCTCTTTGACACAGGGTGA